From the Salminus brasiliensis chromosome 15, fSalBra1.hap2, whole genome shotgun sequence genome, the window CCAGTGGTAATTCAGCCTGGACAAGAGAAGCTTGATCGATGTCCAGTAAACAGCACATGGGGTTCATCTATTTTTTTAAGCAATGACTTACaagcaataaaataaagttGTTAAATTGTTGTTTTCATCAGGTCAGTCATTTAGTTTTTTGCAAggaaaacactgtaaacactgttctctTCAAAAAGATTGCTTTATCCATACAAAATATTAATTTCCCTTAAAacacaaaatgtacttttacttACTGCACCAATGAATGCACTTCTAGGGGTGATGCGAGTTGTACACTATTTAATGGGGTTGTGTGTGGTTTGGTTGAGTGGAACTTCATTAAATACTACAATACTTCTTCATCAAATACTACGGCAGTTACCATTTTAATAGCTACACCTACAAACATTTTGAAGTATTAAaatattgatttaaaaaaaagataaaaatccATAAATCTCTGCCCCATATACTCATTTAGACTTGAGCTTTGAAGTACTCCACTCCGTAGTGAAATCAAATGCTGGTATCTTTAAAACTGTACAGTGAAATAAGCAATCCTGACAGCCGGGTTAAAAGGGAcgtattataaaaaaaatatgaatgaaCATCTGGAATGCATACAACCTGCAAACTGTGGGGGGTGGCGGTTTTTCATTGGCGAGAAAACGGAGCATTCAACACGTTGAGCAGATTTGATCTTGCTTCGTACGCCTATGCTACAAGTCGTCTCATTAGAATTATACCGCCTCTCTACTATGTCTACTATCTTTTTGCCAAGACAGAGTTTCAAAAGGCAGCTGCGGCTCAAAATTGTCCGGTTGCGGGGCATGGTGATTGAGCTGTggtgtcaaaaagaaacagagagataCATGTAGATATGAACTcgaggtgaagtaaatgttagctaggtGGTGTAAATGTGGGCAAATGAGAATAAACTAAGAATTAAAGTCGAAGTACAGTGGGGgcaaaaaacagagaaagtaCAGTGGGGgcaaaaaacagagaaagtaCAGTGGGGgcaaaaaacagagaaagtgtACATGTAgatatgaactcaaggtgaagtaaatgttagctaggtGGTGCAAATGGGGAGAAATGAGAGGGCATGGACAAAACCAAGCACTCCAGGTGTTATTTATTGTCAGGTCTAGAagtcagggattttgggccccatgagaAGATggtacactgggccccacaacccCAACAATCCTGCCAAAATACTCAGCTAATACATTTTGTAGGGTCCCTGTCTGTTACAGGCCACTAGATCGCCCTAACTTTACATAGTACCTCCATTTTCACCGGCTCAAAATAATTTGGGTGATGAGCAGTTTCATTGCCAGGTGTGGCAATTTCTCATTATTTCATTACAAACTAAGAAGATAAAAGATCTGACGTGTTGAATTTGGATATGGTAGCTTGAGCGAGCAGTGGCCtattatcatttaaaggaacaggcaCTCAGACCTGCCATTCTGGACAGGGCTGTTTAGACAGGATAAGAATAAGTACAGTTGGTGCTGAATCTTTGTGGTATTTTGACCAATTCATGACCCCAAAGAACGGTGTTAACTTGTCAGGGGTTAAGAGGGGTGGTGTCaccttttaaatattttttttaattaaaaattcaatacagttaattaaaacacttaaTTTTCTATTATAATTATATGGTAATTATAAAAAAACTCCACGGCTAACTCACTTTGTGTTGTTTTACATGTAGGGGAACGTTTATTGAGTTTCGGAATGGAATGCTCAACGTCTCTCCCATTGGTCGAAGCTGCAGCCAGCAGGAGCGAATCGaattctttgaacttgacaagGTAAAGCTTTATTCCATTTTCTAGACAGGCTTCCATAATGTTGCTGCATGAGTTGGCCTTGTTGATCTTTTGTTGGTTCCCTTCTAGAAAGAAAAGATCAGAGAGAAATTTGTGGCCGTGCTAAAGGAAGAATTTGCTGGGAAGGGACTCGCCTTTTCCATTGGTAAATGAAGTGAATTGCTGTGTTGCCTCTATTAGTGGTTTGTttggggtgttttttgtttttttttcacccccATATTCTTGGAAACACTGAAGAAcgggttgtttgtgtgtgtttttactatAGGAGGGCAGATCAGCTTCGACGTGTTTCCAGAAGGCTGGGATAAGCGGTATTGTTTGGGAATTGTAGAGAAGGACTCCTACCAAACCATCCATTTCTTCGGGGACAAAACCAAGCCAGTAAGTTCAACAATTTTCGAATGTGCTTCTGGATTGTATACAACCTACAAACTGTGGAGAAAAGCTGACCCTGACAGATTTTAGTGAGCGAGAAAAACAAGGATTCAACAAGTTGAGCAGATTTTGTCCTGCTTTCTACGTCTCAAACCATCTCATTAGCAGCTTCTTGAAATTAGTAGGTCTTTGCAAAGACTACATTTTTAGACTGCAGGGCTGCTATTTGGGgttcttaataaaaaaaaaaaaagtactgtgggagcaaaaaacagagaaagtgtACATGTAgatatgaactcaaggtgaagtaaatgttaccTAGGTGGTGCAAATGGGCACAAATGAGAGGGCATGGACAAAACCAAGCACTCCAGGTGTTATTTACTGTCAGGTCTAGAagtcagggattttgggccccatgagaAGATggtacactgggccccacaacccAAACAATCCAGCCCAAATACTTAGCTAATACATTTTGTAGGGTACCTGTCTGTTACAGGCCACTAGATCGCCCTAACTTTACATAGTACCTCCATTTTCACTGGCTCAAAATTATTTGGGTAATCGATTGATGAGCAGTTTCATTGCCAGGTGTGGCAATTTCTCATTATTTCATTACAAACTAAGAAGATAAAAGATCTGACATGTTGAATTTGGATATGGTAGCCGTTCAAGGGACATCACAATATGAGGAGGTTCAAGGAGAAGTGAAGGAGGCAGTCATTAGGCTGCCTAGATTAGCGTGGATCCCCAGTTGCTCCCCTAGGCTTTTGCTTTGCCGTGTGTCGAGTTTGGAGAGGGGTTCCAATGTAGTGAGCTTTTAATTAGCACACTCTTCTCTTACACCCAGGGAGGAAACGACTACGAGATTTACGCGGACCCCCGAACAGTCGGCCATGAGGTCACGTCGCCCGATGACACGCAACGGATCTGTGAGGAACTCTTCTTCAGCTGAGTGGCCCTCTTCAACCCCCTCTGAGCTCCacattcacacctgcccaaccAAAGAACTGTGATCTTCAAGGCTGTACTGTACGATTATCCTCTGTGACTTCAAGCCGTCAcattactgtctgtctgtctgtctgtctgttttagCTCTAATGAAGCAGTTGATGTACAAATTTAGGGAACCGCTGGATGTGAGGAACATCTCATGAACTTCAGATATGGCCTACATCAGGGCAACAGGAGAACACGCTTAAGCAAATCCCAGCTTGCTGGGTTTGTACGTTGTGTGGAAATTCAATGTTCTCGAGATTTTAAATATTGGATatttttgtgtctgtgtttctTGTTCCGCTTCCAACCAATGATCAAAAAGGGTCCCGTTTCCATAGTGTTTTTAACATGCCCTCGCCTCAACTTGGAAGTGCACCATGCCAGTGGCGTCACAAAGGGATGAGGGGAAACCTATCTTTTAACTGGGCTGCACTGATGAGCTGGGTTAGCCTCAGTGTGCTAATCAGCTGACCTGAAACTTTGTAGTCTAGTCGATGGGGCAAGGGTCAACGGACAGCGACTAAAAAAGGtgggatgatttttttttttttttttttttataagttactgttattttttggtgtggttggtggCGTTTGTGGTGTTTGGGGCGTGGGCGGGTTCAGGTAGGTTTTAACTAGGTTTGCATTACGTTACTGCAAAACTGAATCTGTAAAATCAGGGACCTTTTGGTGttagactaaaaaaaaaaatcagaaccGTCAGAACAACCACTTGCCAGCCTTAGAACATTTAGAACTTCTAAATTTAAGGGTTGACACTAATGGAatagggcttttttttttttattctccagATGCAGTCGACCAGCCAAGACAGCCAAGTCTGGTATCTGAAGTTTAGAACAGGACATGCTAGTCTAATGTTGCTaccaaacactggacttggattATTGCCACTATTCTAATCTCTGTAAATACAGGGCAAAACCTTCACAAGTCAAGCAAGGGGGCCCAGGTTGGTTTATGTACAGGTTGacagtccaaattggggagaaaatagATGAAAATCCAAaattatctttaaaaaaaaagaataaaaatcagGCAAAATGTTGCATAAACGGGTTTCATAAAATaccttatttaaaaatgtaaggtGAAGGTTGAGGTACACACTCCATCATTTCAAAGAAATCGCATGTTTGCATCGCTAAGAATTTGTGACTTAAATTGACGGCTAGTTTAAGCTACAAAAAATTAAGTAATTGGTCATCTCACTGTACATTTTGCTGCTCCAAGGTTAAAGCAAGTCAAAAAAGGTGTCCGCAACTGTGCCCTATTCGCTATATGCTATACATACTATATAGTAATCGTTAataatcccacaatgcactttaatattgtatatatacactgaatgtCCACATAAAAACATGGTGGACATTCAACATGATGGTTTGGTTTTAAGATTCGCCCCCACAGCTCCTCTGAGGAAGACCGACATTCAGACTGTTTATCTGATGCACTCCACCCTAGCTTATGACAGGTCCCCTAGAATAGTGCTCAGGATAGCAGAGCACAGTTGCTGGACACAGCTATAATTCTGGTGCCAGTGtgtgttagcagcattagcctagcatctcctaaaggtcttggctgatcgactgcatctaTGATAATGTTTATGATTTTTCTGCAAACAATAACCTTAAACAGTGATGTGATGCAAGGACCAACACTCAACATCCTACACCTGTAAAGAACTCTACACATAAACACACGCTGGGAGTAGATCATATAGCATTTGCTGACGACCCGTTTAGTAGCATGGGAACCTACATGCTATATTAGTGAAGGTACTAAAAGTAGAATTGAGCACTAGTCCTTATTGGTTtactgtatgtgacaaatatagAGATTACCTCTATATATTTTAATGGGATATACTATCATATATATTAATGGTAACAGCTTAATTACCTAGTGTCCTTATAGACATTCTTTGCACTACTGAGTAAGTTGGTTAATAAGGTCCCTGGACAACAAGTCAGTCACCCAAACATGTTTAAGTGGGAATAACTTCAGGCTCTTGCAGATGGTCctggggctataaatacctgcagtgtgtgtgactgggttcacaga encodes:
- the pmm2 gene encoding phosphomannomutase 2, which encodes MTTSEQDTTTLCLFDVDGTLTAARQKATPQMQQFLSRLRQRVRVGVVGGSDLHKIKEQLGEDVIERVDYVFAENGLVAYRFGKLHSVQSIQAYLGEEILQDFINFCLNYLAKIKLPKKRGTFIEFRNGMLNVSPIGRSCSQQERIEFFELDKKEKIREKFVAVLKEEFAGKGLAFSIGGQISFDVFPEGWDKRYCLGIVEKDSYQTIHFFGDKTKPGGNDYEIYADPRTVGHEVTSPDDTQRICEELFFS